A stretch of Fusobacterium periodonticum ATCC 33693 DNA encodes these proteins:
- a CDS encoding HNH endonuclease signature motif containing protein: MKMKKKFYIKKILKEEIINGYIYVILKNKKIRKHRLVYEIKTFMKIPKNIVINHKDGNKLNNKFENLEAITIKENTKHWYEKINNKKDLTKNFIGKNVYCYNIYEKKELFFETISKASKFLNISDKLISSVLNKKQKTTKEYIFSYKKINDIENYIKNNINFTKINNYKKTKIKAIFDNGIEKIFKDTKEAAEFFSTSKNNINRWINNKRKNSFNIKFYKIEK; the protein is encoded by the coding sequence ATGAAAATGAAGAAAAAATTTTATATAAAAAAAATACTTAAAGAAGAAATAATTAATGGTTATATTTATGTTATTTTAAAAAATAAAAAAATAAGAAAACACAGATTGGTTTATGAAATAAAAACATTTATGAAAATTCCTAAAAACATAGTTATAAATCATAAAGATGGGAACAAATTAAATAACAAATTTGAAAACTTAGAAGCAATAACAATTAAAGAGAATACAAAACATTGGTATGAAAAAATTAATAATAAAAAAGATTTAACAAAAAATTTTATAGGAAAAAATGTTTATTGTTATAATATATATGAAAAAAAAGAATTATTTTTTGAAACAATTTCCAAAGCTTCAAAATTTTTAAATATTTCTGATAAACTAATATCATCTGTTCTTAATAAAAAACAAAAAACAACAAAAGAATATATATTTTCTTATAAAAAAATTAATGATATTGAAAATTATATAAAAAATAATATTAATTTTACTAAAATAAATAATTATAAAAAAACAAAAATAAAAGCAATTTTTGATAATGGTATAGAAAAAATATTTAAAGATACAAAAGAAGCTGCTGAATTTTTTTCAACTTCTAAAAATAACATAAATAGATGGATAAATAATAAAAGAAAAAATAGTTTTAATATAAAATTTTATAAAATCGAAAAATAA